One window from the genome of Molothrus ater isolate BHLD 08-10-18 breed brown headed cowbird chromosome 5, BPBGC_Mater_1.1, whole genome shotgun sequence encodes:
- the GPR85 gene encoding probable G-protein coupled receptor 85, giving the protein MANYSHAADNILQNLSPLTAFLKLTSLGFIIGVSVVGNLLISILLVKDKTLHRAPYYFLLDLCCSDILRSAICFPFVFTSVKNGSTWTYGTLTCKVIAFLGVLSCFHTAFMLFCISVTRYLAIAHHRFYTKRLTFWTCLAVICMVWTLSVAMAFPPVLDVGTYSFIREEDQCTFQHRSFRANDSLGFMLLLALILLATQLVYLKLIFFVHDRRKMKPVQFVAAVSQNWTFHGPGASGQAAANWLAGFGRGPTPPTLLGIRQNANTTGRRRLLVLDEFKMEKRISRMFYIMTFLFLTLWGPYLVACYWRVFARGPVVPGGFLTAAVWMSFAQAGINPFVCIFSNRELRRCFSTTLLYCRKSRLPREPYCVI; this is encoded by the coding sequence atgGCGAACTACAGCCATGCAGCTGACAACATTTTGCAAAATCTCTCTCCTTTAACAGCTTTTCTGAAACTGACTTCACTGGGTTTCATAATAGGAGTCAGTGTGGTGGGTAACCTTCTGATCTCCATTTTGCTAGTCAAAGATAAGACCTTGCATAGAGCTCCTTACTACTTCCTGTTGGATCTTTGCTGCTCAGATATCCTCAGATCTGCAATTtgtttcccttttgttttcacCTCGGTAAAAAATGGCTCTACGTGGACGTATGGGACTCTTACTTGCAAAGTGATTGcctttttgggggttttgtccTGCTTTCACACTGCTTTCATGTTATTCTGCATAAGCGTCACGAGATACTTAGCTATTGCCCACCACCGTTTTTATACGAAGAGACTGACCTTCTGGACTTGTTTGGCTGTTATCTGTATGGTGTGGACTCTCTCTGTAGCCATGGCTTTCCCCCCAGTTTTAGATGTGGGCACCTACTCATTCATTAGGGAGGAAGACCAATGCACTTTCCAGCATCGTTCCTTCAGGGCTAATGATTCATTGGGATTTATGCTTCTTCTTGCCCTTATCCTCCTAGCCACACAGCTTGTCTACCTCAAGCTGATATTTTTTGTTCACGATCGCAGGAAAATGAAGCCAGTCCAGTTTGTTGCAGCAGTGAGCCAGAACTGGACTTTCCATGGTCCTGGAGCAAGCGGTCAAGCAGCTGCTAATTGGCTGGCTGGATTCGGAAGGGGTCCCACGCCTCCAACCTTGCTGGGAATCAGGCAGAACGCCAACaccacaggcaggaggaggctaCTGGTTTTAGACGAATTCAAAATGGAGAAGAGAATCAGCAGAATGTTCTACATCATGACATTCCTCTTTCTGACCTTGTGGGGTCCCTATTTGGTAGCCTGTTACTGGAGAGTTTTTGCGAGAGGGCCTGTAGTACCTGGGGGATTTCTAACGGCCGCTGTCTGGATGAGTTTTGCCCAAGCTGGAATCAATCCTTTTGTCTGCATTTTCTCCAACAGGGAGCTGAGGCGCTGTTTCAGCACAACCCTTCTTTACTGCAGAAAATCCAGGTTACCAAGGGAACCTTACTGTGTTATATGA